CTCTAAATGGACAAGACTTGATACTCGAAATCCCAAATGAGTTATGGGAACAAGGAATTACCGAGTACAAAGACATTATTAAATTGATAGTTAGCAATGACGAATTTGACGCCAGATTACTAACTCAAGATAAACTTGATGCTCCTCGACCACCTGTATCAAGAGATATCGATTCCTCAAATCAAAGCAGCCTTGAGCGTTTGATGAATCGCACTCAAAATCGTAATATCATACCCAAAAGCGCCGCAGTTAAGTTTGACGATTGGTACGCTGAAGAAATCACAATCACCACAGTCCGCCCGTTAGATTCTACCCCAGTTTCTCACCAACAAGAACAACAATTAGGCGCAGGGGTCAAATTACAGCCGCATAAGAGTTTGGTAGCGAATGCTCGCCTCACAACTACACCACAAGTCAGCCGGGATTTGGGGAATAAAATTGTGCCACCTATCCTGCGGGAAGACCCACAAGTGACTCGACCCTTCCAATTTACGAAGAGCCGGGGTACTGACCCTGGATTAAGTGTACTGGAACTGAGCGACGTTGCAGACCACAACGTTGTCACTCCAGATGAACCTTTGAAATTATTAGTTGATGTTCCCCTAGCCCACAATGAATACATTCTTCCTGTCGGCTATGACGGTGAGTTTTATTTGCCCTTAGGTCGCGCTCAGAGCATTCAAAATGGCAAAATAGAAATTATTTTAGAGCAATTACCAGCGCCTGTTTCTCAAGGAGAACGCAGCTTTCAAGGAGCTATTCGCATCTTCTTTGAAAAACTCATCAGCGAAGAATTTGGGCGGGAGTTTAAGTACCCAATATTAGCAGCAGTTGATGTCGGAGAAAACAAAAAAGTCACCTATAAACGGGATACGGGTGAAGTTAAACAGCGAGTGGCGCAAGCAAAACGGATTGCCCTCTACATCCACGGGATTATCGGCGATACTCAAAGTTTAGTTGAGAGCATAAAACAGCCAGTATTGCAAGCAGATGGGCAAAAGCTTTCCATCAGCCAACTTTACGACGTCATTCTCACCTTTGACTACGAAAACTTGAATACTTCAATTGAGCAAAATGCTCAGTATTTGAAACAACGATTAAAAGAAGTGGGTTTGGGAGAAAACCACGGTAAAGAATTCCATATCATCGCTCACTCAATGGGTGGTTTGGTCTCTCGTTGGTTTATTGAGCGAGAAGGCGGTCATAAAATTGTCCAACACCTGTTTCTTTTAGGTACACCCAATGCAGGTTCTCCTTGGCCAGTTGTTGAGGATTGGGTAAAACTCAGCCTGGGCATTGCACTCAACGGTCTTTCTCTGATTGCTTGGCCTGCAAAAGTCGTGGCTATGCTGATGGGCACTCTAGAAAAAAATATTAGGGTAGCCTTAACTCAGATGAACCCTGGTTCTGATTTTATCAGATTTCTCGCAGCTAGTGACGATCCTGGTATTCCCTACTCGATTATCGCTGGTAATACGTCCATTGTTCCGGCAGCATTGGAGCGATCGCCAGGAAAATTGAGTGTGCTAGAACGGCTACAACAAAGTTTATTTAAGAAAGTTCTCGAATTCCCCTTCTTTGGCGTGCCGAATGATATTGCTGTGACTGTAGAGAGTATCAAGAGCATTCCAAAAGAGCGATACGCGGAGCGTGACGCCGAAGGCGTATCGCATCCTCCCAAAATTCTAGAAGTTCCATGCGACCACATGAGTTACTTTGGGACTGAATTCACCACAATTGGATTAGAAGCTTTGATTGCGGCTATTACACAACAGAAATAAACAGTAAAAAGGCACTCATTAGACATTCTCTTGTTTGAAATAAGTGCCTTTATCACCTTTGCATTTATACGCTTAGGAGCTACATTTATGTCAAAATATAAATTTAACCGTAGTTTCGCTATTATTATCGGTATTAATAATTATGAAAATGGCATCCCAGAACTAGAAACAGCAGTTCCAGATGCTCTCAAACTCGCTCAAATTATCCAAGAGCAACATCAAAACCTCAAACAGCAATATCAAGCGCAAAATAAGTATGAAGTCCAGTTGCTATTGAATCAACGCGTTACCCTCAAAAAGCTCAATCAATTAATTGAAGACTTTAAAAAAGGGCAAATATTTCTCGACAAAGAAAAAGTGACAGTGAACAACGATGATCGCGTTCTCTTCTACTTTGCTGGACATGGAATCGCCTTGGAAGCTTTAGAAAATCAAGAAGGACCAGTAGGTTACCTCATTCCCCAAGATGCCACATTAGGGGATAGCACTACCTACTTACCAATGCAGGAGTTACACGATGCCCTCAACGCACTTCCGTGTCGGCAGATGTTAGCAATTCTAGATTGCTGCTTTGCTGGTGCTTTCCGTTGGGCAAGCCTCAAGCGAGAGATTGTGCCCAAAGTCACAGTTTATAAAGAACGCTATGACCGTTTCATCTGCGATGCAGCTTGGCAAGTGATTACTTCTGCGGCTGACGATCAAAAAGCTTTAGATTCTTTGGGACAGCGAGGGAAAGTCATCGACGGGAACGAAGTTCACTCTCCCTTTGCGAAAGCTCTTTTTGATGCTTTACGCGGGGGAACTGATGAAGGTGCAGACTCTAATAAAGATGGTATCATCACAGCAACTGAGCTTTACTTATATCTGCGCGATCGCGTGGAAATTCTCACAGAAAATCACTACAAGCGACAAACCCCCGGTCTATGTCCACTCAAAAAACATGATAAAGGGGAGTTCATCTTTCTATTACCGAATTTTGACCGAGATAAATTGGAAGATGCGCCACCACTAAACCTAGAAAATAATCCATATAAAGGATTGCAATCCTATAATGAAAAAGACAGTGATTTGTTCTTTGGTAGAGAAAAACAGATTGAAAAGCTTTACCAGAAAGTAGTTGATAACAAACAGCGATTAACATTAGTATTAGGTGCTTCTGGGACAGGTAAATCTAGTCTGGTGAAAGCTGGACTTATCCCTAAACTAAGGAAGGATGATAAAACTTGGTCTATTCTTCCCACTTTCCGACCAGGGGAGTCTCCCTTCAAGTCATTGAATAACGTACTAAAAAAATGGGTCAAGCAGCCTTTAATCCCCACTTCCCCTGAACCAATATCTTCTGATTTACTCACCCTAAGCGAAGAAAGCCTTGCCAATTGGTTCAATAATAATCCTGAAGCAAAGCTAATGGTGGTTATCGATCAGTTTGAAGAATTAATAACTTTATGTAAGAGTGAAGAACGAGAGCAATTTCAGAAACTTATTAAAAATTCACTAGCTACATATTCCGACAAAATCCATGTAGTTATTAGTCTGCGACTCGACTTTGAAGCTCAGTTTCAAACCTCCGTGCTCAAAGACTTTTGGAATAGTGATACTCGGTTTGTAGTGCCACCAATGACCCAAGATGATTTAAGGGAAGTTATTGAAAAACCAGCTTCACAAAAAGTTTTATATTTTGATCCTCCCAGCTTGGTAGACGAACTAATTAACGAAGTCGTACAAATGCCGGGAGCTTTACCTTTGCTTTCTTTTACCCTGAGTGAATTGTATTTGAAGCATTTAGGCGATCGCACCAGGGATAACCGCGCCTTAACGAAGAAAGATTACGAAGAGTTGGGAAGAGTGTTTGGTTCTATAACTAAACGTGCTAACGAGGAATACGAGCGGTTAGTTAGAGAAAACCCCGCTTATGAAAAAACAGTGCGTTGGGTAATGTTGCGGATGATTTCATTGCAGGGTGGGGAGTTAGCAAGGCGACAGGTTTTAAAGTCTGAATTGGTTTACCCTTCTCAGGAACAAAGCGATCGCGTGCAAACAGTCATCGAACGCTTTTCTCAAGCCCGTTTAATCGTTGCAGGTTCTAATCCCCAAGGTGAAACTTATGTAGAGCCAGCCCATGATGCTTTGGTGCAGGGGTGGGATAAGATACTGAGGTGGAAAGATGAAGATGCCCTAGATTTAGTTTTACAACGGAGTCTAGACGCACAGGTAAGTAGTTGGAACAACAATGGAAAACCATTAGCACGATTGTGGCATGATGATGACCGTTTGCCTCTATTGAAACAACTGCTAGAGGATGAAGCAAAAAACTGGTTGAATGAGCAAGAGACAGACTTTGTTGAACAGAGTATCAAGCAAAAAAGAAAACAAGAAGATGAACTGACACAAAACCGGATTAATGAATTAACTCCATTGGCTAACTCTCGTTTCAGAGATCACGAGCAACTTGAAGCATTAACTTATATTTTGAGGGCAGGTAAACTCCTCCAAAAACTTATTCGTGAAAATTCCCCCCATCTGAGTCAAGAAACCCGCCTTAATACTCAATTAGTTCTTCAGCAAATCCTCAGCAAAGTAGAGGAAAAGAACCGTTTCATGCTTCAAAGTAGAATTGCTCATGCTATAGATTTCAGCCGTGATGGACAGATAATTGCCACGGTTGACGACGAAAGCGGGATTGTGAAGCTTTTTGATCCAGAAGGGAAACAGATTAACCCTCGGCAAATGAATGGCGATATGCTGATGGAAATATTTGATGTTCCCGAAGGCGAAATCATTACCTTGAGAGGTGGTTCTAAGTATTTATATTTATTGAATCCAGATGGTACATTGCGGCTTCTGAATTTATATTTAAGTCCTGACGGTGGGATATTTGCTCAACGTGGGCAGCGAGGCGAAGCGAGAGTAAAACTTTATAGTAGTCGAGACGGTGCGGAACTAAATACTCTCACAGGGTTTCATGAAGATACATTTATGACAGTTGCTTTTAGCCCCGATAGTCAGGTAATTGCTTCAGGGGGTTGGTACGGGTTCTTATACCTTTGGAACCGAGATGGAGAACTGATAACACAACAAAATGCGGGTGGGGGTTCATTGAACACAATAGATTTTAGCCCCAATGGAGAGATGCTTGCCACAGGAAGTAATGACGGTAAAGTTAGACTTTGGAACCTGGACGGTACACCGATGAAAGAATTCCAAGCCCATCGCGATACGATTTGGGGGTTATGTTTTAGTCCCAATGGAGAGATGTTTGCTACAGGAAGTAATGACAGAAGTGTCAAACTTTGGCAGCCAAATGGCATACAAGTGAAAACACTAGAAGGACATAAGGGTATAGTTCGCGCAGTTGCGTTTAACCCCAATGACAGCCAGAATCTTGCCTCGTCGAGTGATGATGGTAGCGTCAAAATTTGGAATTTAGGCGGCACAGGTCTAAAAATTTTGGATCGACATGAGGATTCGGTTAATAAGGTTCGTTTCAGTCCTGACGGTAAAACAATTCTCACTACAAGTGGGCATGGAAAAGTCTCGTTCTGGAGAACTGACGGCACGTTGTTCAAACAAGAAAGTTGGCACAATGGGCCAATTTCAACATTAGATTTCAGCCCCAACGGTGAGAAGATTGTTACGGCAAGTGGGGATAAAGAGGTTATACTTCGTAATTCAGATAGTGATTTTATAGCCAACATTAAACAGTGGGACGGCAGTGAATGGGATGGAAT
The sequence above is a segment of the Mastigocladopsis repens PCC 10914 genome. Coding sequences within it:
- a CDS encoding caspase family protein: MSRNLYALLIGIDNYPHPNHRLHGCVNDITAIEEYLNERFDKQKYQLHLRTLKDDQATRAAIIDGFRSHLGQAGLDDIVLFYYSGHGSQELAPKEFWQLEPDHLDETLVCYDSRTEGGWDLADKELAALIAQVAEKNAHMTIIMDCCHSGSGTRDPMQQTKERRFPTDKRERPLDSFIFTLDDFNQLLGTRGLKPEDNPTGWNIPKGRHVLLAACRDYETAKEYYGGDKHRGSFSYFLMDTLSKTNGKKLTYRDLFGRTNALVRSKVTDQSPQLEVNNPEDDNKFFLDGAIAELEPYFIVKNDKTYGWVIEGGAVHGVQPPRNDETTLLALFPFDANIEDLRDPSKSVGTAKVTQVLPTKSKIDIEGVQNLTADGTSFKAVVTSLPLPPLGVYFEGDEAGVTQARNALNTAGSNSNQPSPYIREEQELAKAQFRLLCRNEQYLIARPTDDRPLVEQIDGYTPENAEKAIKRLEHIARWTTIAELSNTATTQIKAGDVKMELIFTGEESSQSKQMRLQYKYKDGNWQPPEFKLKLTNNSKNPLYFALVNLSDNFAISAPFFEAGSVRLNPGEEALALNGQDLILEIPNELWEQGITEYKDIIKLIVSNDEFDARLLTQDKLDAPRPPVSRDIDSSNQSSLERLMNRTQNRNIIPKSAAVKFDDWYAEEITITTVRPLDSTPVSHQQEQQLGAGVKLQPHKSLVANARLTTTPQVSRDLGNKIVPPILREDPQVTRPFQFTKSRGTDPGLSVLELSDVADHNVVTPDEPLKLLVDVPLAHNEYILPVGYDGEFYLPLGRAQSIQNGKIEIILEQLPAPVSQGERSFQGAIRIFFEKLISEEFGREFKYPILAAVDVGENKKVTYKRDTGEVKQRVAQAKRIALYIHGIIGDTQSLVESIKQPVLQADGQKLSISQLYDVILTFDYENLNTSIEQNAQYLKQRLKEVGLGENHGKEFHIIAHSMGGLVSRWFIEREGGHKIVQHLFLLGTPNAGSPWPVVEDWVKLSLGIALNGLSLIAWPAKVVAMLMGTLEKNIRVALTQMNPGSDFIRFLAASDDPGIPYSIIAGNTSIVPAALERSPGKLSVLERLQQSLFKKVLEFPFFGVPNDIAVTVESIKSIPKERYAERDAEGVSHPPKILEVPCDHMSYFGTEFTTIGLEALIAAITQQK
- a CDS encoding nSTAND1 domain-containing NTPase codes for the protein MSKYKFNRSFAIIIGINNYENGIPELETAVPDALKLAQIIQEQHQNLKQQYQAQNKYEVQLLLNQRVTLKKLNQLIEDFKKGQIFLDKEKVTVNNDDRVLFYFAGHGIALEALENQEGPVGYLIPQDATLGDSTTYLPMQELHDALNALPCRQMLAILDCCFAGAFRWASLKREIVPKVTVYKERYDRFICDAAWQVITSAADDQKALDSLGQRGKVIDGNEVHSPFAKALFDALRGGTDEGADSNKDGIITATELYLYLRDRVEILTENHYKRQTPGLCPLKKHDKGEFIFLLPNFDRDKLEDAPPLNLENNPYKGLQSYNEKDSDLFFGREKQIEKLYQKVVDNKQRLTLVLGASGTGKSSLVKAGLIPKLRKDDKTWSILPTFRPGESPFKSLNNVLKKWVKQPLIPTSPEPISSDLLTLSEESLANWFNNNPEAKLMVVIDQFEELITLCKSEEREQFQKLIKNSLATYSDKIHVVISLRLDFEAQFQTSVLKDFWNSDTRFVVPPMTQDDLREVIEKPASQKVLYFDPPSLVDELINEVVQMPGALPLLSFTLSELYLKHLGDRTRDNRALTKKDYEELGRVFGSITKRANEEYERLVRENPAYEKTVRWVMLRMISLQGGELARRQVLKSELVYPSQEQSDRVQTVIERFSQARLIVAGSNPQGETYVEPAHDALVQGWDKILRWKDEDALDLVLQRSLDAQVSSWNNNGKPLARLWHDDDRLPLLKQLLEDEAKNWLNEQETDFVEQSIKQKRKQEDELTQNRINELTPLANSRFRDHEQLEALTYILRAGKLLQKLIRENSPHLSQETRLNTQLVLQQILSKVEEKNRFMLQSRIAHAIDFSRDGQIIATVDDESGIVKLFDPEGKQINPRQMNGDMLMEIFDVPEGEIITLRGGSKYLYLLNPDGTLRLLNLYLSPDGGIFAQRGQRGEARVKLYSSRDGAELNTLTGFHEDTFMTVAFSPDSQVIASGGWYGFLYLWNRDGELITQQNAGGGSLNTIDFSPNGEMLATGSNDGKVRLWNLDGTPMKEFQAHRDTIWGLCFSPNGEMFATGSNDRSVKLWQPNGIQVKTLEGHKGIVRAVAFNPNDSQNLASSSDDGSVKIWNLGGTGLKILDRHEDSVNKVRFSPDGKTILTTSGHGKVSFWRTDGTLFKQESWHNGPISTLDFSPNGEKIVTASGDKEVILRNSDSDFIANIKQWDGSEWDGIEVLGASFSPNNQVIALADQQGSVKLYNLGDGTFTTLRDGSGDPSHVWAVKFSPNGNILASAHHEGVVALWQDGTLLNTLPRDQNYTTFTKTDGVYYNSVLGIDFSPNGDLIASAHIDGTVKLWKLDGSSDEPLILGEPSSNILVRSLRFSPKGDLIASAYTDGTVKLWNLNGSLHKILEGHKSGVTAVDFSPNGKTLASASEDKTVILWDLERSQDLDGLLQRGCEWAEGYLTNNPNITNEDRQIILNINKNP